CGCTCCGCATCAGAAATACTTAACGCCTATCCGCCCTATATCTTGCGAATTGGCGCCAAAAGGCCTTAACTCAGTTGGACGGCGCCACAACTCTCGCTGGACGGAGAGATGAAGGGTCTTCATGGCAAGCGTCTCTTTCTTGGTTAGACCCCTCTGGACGCGCTGCATTGCTACCGAGCTGAAGAAGGAGGGAGCGGATGTCGGGGCCGCACTTTCTGCGTCCGGCCTTGATTGGCATTCGCTTAACAAGGCCGAGGGATGGATACCGTTTGTGCGACATGCCGAGCTATTCGAAATCGCTGCTCGTGAGCTCAAGAACAACTGTTACGGGA
This genomic stretch from Nordella sp. HKS 07 harbors:
- a CDS encoding AraC family transcriptional regulator ligand-binding domain-containing protein, with the protein product MASVSFLVRPLWTRCIATELKKEGADVGAALSASGLDWHSLNKAEGWIPFVRHAELFEIAARELKNNCYGMTLAQRVNVRDGDVFAYLGVASHTVEAALRNMARYSRVYSEASRSSSSSMTVRAL